In a single window of the Pseudomonas entomophila genome:
- a CDS encoding septal ring lytic transglycosylase RlpA family protein, translating into MREFFTVNTAKLLTCLAVGLVLASCSSSRPTPQSSSNTVRAQPGLDINRAHKDGAPWWDVDVNKIPDATPTVHTGNYKANPYTVMGKTYYPMQDSRSYRAEGTASWYGTKFHGQNTANGELYDLYGMSAAHKTLPLPAYVRVTNLANGRSVILRVNDRGPFYSDRIIDLSYAAAKKLGYAEIGTAHVRVEGIDPQQWWAQRGQQPPLMLKEPQVAQAQPIPASTGRVEQWTPPPQQHAAPVVPVQVGGNNVPSGNGGSFLQVGAFANPDAAELLRSKLSTMVSAPVFISSIVRNQQTLHRVRLGPIGSQGEIQQAQDSIRLANLGQAKVVTD; encoded by the coding sequence ATGCGCGAATTCTTCACAGTGAACACCGCCAAGCTGCTGACCTGCCTCGCCGTGGGCCTGGTGCTGGCCAGTTGCTCGTCCAGCCGCCCCACCCCGCAAAGCAGTAGCAATACTGTCCGTGCGCAACCGGGCCTGGACATCAACCGCGCCCACAAGGATGGTGCGCCCTGGTGGGACGTGGATGTCAACAAGATCCCCGACGCCACCCCGACCGTGCACACCGGCAACTACAAAGCCAACCCATACACGGTGATGGGCAAAACTTACTACCCGATGCAGGACTCGCGCAGCTACCGCGCCGAGGGTACCGCTTCGTGGTACGGCACCAAGTTCCACGGCCAGAACACCGCCAATGGCGAGCTCTATGACCTCTACGGCATGAGCGCGGCGCACAAGACCTTGCCGCTGCCGGCCTACGTACGGGTGACCAACCTGGCCAACGGTCGGAGCGTGATCCTGCGGGTCAACGACCGTGGCCCGTTCTACTCCGATCGCATCATCGACTTGTCTTATGCGGCCGCGAAGAAGCTTGGCTATGCCGAGATCGGTACCGCTCACGTACGTGTCGAGGGGATCGATCCACAGCAATGGTGGGCCCAGCGTGGCCAGCAACCACCACTGATGCTCAAGGAACCGCAGGTGGCCCAGGCCCAGCCGATTCCGGCCAGCACCGGGCGGGTCGAGCAATGGACACCGCCGCCCCAGCAGCACGCGGCACCTGTGGTGCCGGTGCAGGTGGGGGGTAACAACGTCCCGAGCGGCAATGGTGGCAGCTTCCTGCAGGTGGGCGCGTTCGCCAACCCGGACGCCGCCGAGTTGTTGCGTTCGAAGCTGAGCACCATGGTCAGCGCGCCGGTGTTCATCAGCTCCATCGTGCGCAACCAGCAAACGCTTCACCGGGTGCGCCTGGGGCCGATCGGCAGCCAGGGCGAGATCCAGCAGGCGCAGGACAGCATTCGCCTGGCGAACCTTGGGCAGGCGAAGGTCGTGACCGACTGA